A single window of Anser cygnoides isolate HZ-2024a breed goose chromosome 12, Taihu_goose_T2T_genome, whole genome shotgun sequence DNA harbors:
- the CEBPA gene encoding CCAAT/enhancer-binding protein alpha gives MEQANFYEVDSRPPMSSGQHHQLQTPLPGSAYSYREAPSAAAPAAGGAELGDICENENSIDISAYIDPAAFNDEFLADLFQHSKQQEKAKAILAGDFDFHSMHGAGAAASAPGHQQQHHQQPLFGCMAGYMDGKLDPLYERIAAPGLRPLVIKQEPREEEEVKSAALSALYPHHAAQQHPSHLQYQIAHCAQTTMHLQPGHPTPPPTPVPSPHHPHHPHPPGGLPAAGALKMMPADHRSKSKKTVDKNSNEYRVRRERNNIAVRKSRDKAKQRNVETQQKVLELTTDNERLRKRVEQLTRELETLRGIFRQLPESSLVKAMGSCA, from the coding sequence ATGGAGCAAGCCAACTTCTACGAGGTCGATTCCCGGCCCCCGATGAGCAGCGgccagcaccaccagctccaGACTCCCCTGCCCGGCAGCGCCTACAGCTACAGAGAGGCTCCCTCGGCGGCGGCACCTGCTGCGGGCGGCGCGGAGCTCGGCGACATCTGCGAGAACGAGAACTCCATCGACATCAGCGCCTACATCGACCCCGCCGCCTTCAACGACGAGTTCCTGGCTGACCTCTTccagcacagcaagcagcaggaaaaagccAAGGCCATCCTGGCCGGGGATTTCGACTTCCACAGCATGCATGGggccggcgccgccgcctcggcgccggggcaccagcagcagcaccaccagcagccgCTCTTCGGCTGCATGGCCGGCTACATGGACGGCAAGCTCGACCCGCTCTACGAGCGCATCGCCGCGCCGGGCTTGCGGCCGCTGGTGATCAAGCAGGAGCCccgcgaggaggaggaggtcaaGTCGGCGGCCCTGTCGGCCCTCTACCCCCACCACGCCGCGCAGCAGCACCCCTCCCACCTGCAGTACCAGATCGCCCACTGCGCCCAGACCACCATGCACCTCCAGCCCGGGCACCCCACGCCGCCCCCAACGCCCGTGCCCAGCCCGCACCACCCGCACCACCCGCACCCCCCGGGCGGCCTGCCCGCCGCCGGCGCGCTCAAGATGATGCCCGCGGACCACCGGAGCAAATCGAAAAAGACAGTGGACAAGAACAGCAACGAGTACCGGGTGCGCCGGGAGCGCAACAACATCGCGGTGCGCAAGAGCCGGGACAAGGCCAAGCAGCGCAACGTGGAGACGCAGCAGAAGGTGCTGGAGCTCACCACCGACAACGAGCGGCTGCGGAAGCGGGTGGAGCAGCTCACCCGGGAGCTGGAGACTCTGCGGGGCATCTTCAGGCAGCTGCCCGAGAGCTCGCTGGTGAAGGCCATGGGCAGCTGCGCCTAG
- the CEBPG gene encoding CCAAT/enhancer-binding protein gamma, producing MSKTSQQNTATDANGVSVIHTQAHTSGLQQVPQLVPVSPGGGGKAVPPSKQGKKNSFVDRNSDEYRQRRERNNMAVKKSRLKSKQKAQDTLQRVTQLKEENERLEAKIKLLTKELSVLKDLFLEHAHNLADNVQPVGTETTTTNPENSGQ from the coding sequence ATGAGCAAGACATCCCAACAGAACACCGCTACAGATGCGAACGGAGTAAGCGTGATTCACACCCAGGCACACACCAGTGGTTTGCAGCAGGTTCCCCAGCTGGTTCCCGTTAGTCCTGGTGGTGGAGGCAAAGCCGTGCCTCCAAgcaaacagggaaagaaaaattcctTTGTGGATAGAAACAGTGATGAGTATCGTCAGCGCAGAGAGCGGAACAACATGGCAGTGAAAAAGAGCCggttaaaaagcaagcagaaagcacAAGACACGCTGCAAAGGGTCACCCAgctcaaagaagaaaatgaacgTTTGGAGGCAAAAATTAAGCTCCTAACCAAGGAGCTGAGCGTACTGAAAGACTTGTTCCTTGAGCACGCACACAACCTTGCAGACAATGTGCAACCTGTTGGCACtgaaaccaccacaacaaaCCCAGAGAACAGTGGACAGTAG